Below is a window of Methylosinus sp. PW1 DNA.
ACGATCAGCCGTCCTTGCCGCTGACGCCGGCGCTGGCGAAAGTCGCCATGCCGCTGTGGCAGGCCAGCGCCGCCTTGACGAGGCCGATCGCCAGAGCGGCGCCGGAGCCTTCGCCGAGCCGCATGCCGAGATCGAGCAGCGGCTTCTTGCCGAGCCGCTCCAGCACATCCCTATGCGCGCCTTCCGCCGAGACGTGGCCGGCGAGGCAATGGGCGATGGCGTCCGGGCTCAGCGCATGCAGCAGCGCCGCGGCGACGCAGGCGACATAGCCGTCGAGCAGCACGGGAATGTGATTTCGCCGCGCCGCGAGAATAGCGCCCATCATGCCGGCGATCTCGCGCCCGCCGAGCCGGCGCAAAATCTCCAGCGGATCGGACAAATGGCCGGCGTGAAAGGCCAGCGCCGCGTCGATGACGGCGTTCTTGCGCGCGAGCCCTTCGTCGTCGACGCCGGTTCCGCGTCCGGTCCAGCGTGCCGCTGGCCCGCCATAGAGCGCCGCGTAGATCGCCGCCGCCGAGCTGGTGTTGCCTATGCCCATCTCGCCCGGCGCCAGCAGGTCGATCCCGCCGTCCACCGCCTCCATGCCATAGACCAGAGTGCCGGCGGCCTCGCGCTCCTCCATCGCGGGGGCTTCCGTGAAGTCCCGCGTCGGATGCTCGAGCGCCAGCTCGAAGACCTTGAGGCCGATTCCATGGGCCTTGCAGATCTGATTGATCGCCGCGCCGCCGGCGGTGAAATTATCGAGCATCTGCCGCGTGACGGCGGCGGGGAAGGCGGAGACGCCCTTGGCCGTGACGCCGTGATTGCCCGCGAAAACGGCGACGAGCGGCCGCTCGATCTTGGGCTCCGCGCGGCCCTGCCATGCGGCCAGCCATTCGGCGATCTCCTCGAGCCGCCCGAGCGACCCCGGCGGCTTGGTGAGCTCGGCGTCGCGCCGCCGCACGGCGTCCAGGCTGTCGCGGCAGGGGGCGGGAAGGTCGGCGAGGAGATTGCGGATGTCGTCGAAGGGCGTGCTCATGCCGCGTGGCGTGCGGCATTGCGGGGGCGGGAGTCAAGCAGGGAGGGGCGCGCGATGCGTCAAAATAGGACCTTCGGCAAGGCGCCGAATTCGATGATTGTGGGTGTCCGAGCCGAAACTGACGAGCGCTTAGAAATAGACATCGGTCGCGACATTGCGACCAACGGCGTGCGCCATTGCGAGCGCCGCGAAGCAAGGCCTAGATTGCTTCGCCGCTATGGTCGATCGAGTCGTAATACGCTCGCGTTCGGCGTCATCTGTTTCATTGTCACCAACGGCGCGCCGCACGTCGACCCTCTCTGTTCAAGTCTTTACCGCGGATGAATTTCGTTATTTCTTAATTTTCAGGACTCACACTCGAGAGCGTCGAGCAGCTTGTTCGGCTCTGTGTGGATTTTCGATTTATGAGACCATTTCTATTGCTTTTTGGAATTTTAGCTTTGATCGGATTCGTCTCGCAGGCCGGGCGGATTCCGGCGATAATTTTTCTGAACGCTCCGAGCTTAGACGCTCTGGACGAGGAGAATATCCGCCGTTCGGCGTCTCCTCGCGACATCATTTTCGGCGGGGACGTAAAAAGGCTTGCGAAGAGCGCCAAGCGATTGAGGGCAATGGCCACGTCGCCGGACGAGCCAGCGCTTTACAATCGGCTGCTTCATGTCGCCATCGTCGATAGTCCGCCGAGCGTCAAAGACCAAAAGGAGGCCCCGGAAATCGCGCTCGATCTCGGTCGTGCAGGCGCAGCGGCGGTTCTCGTGATCGCCGCCGGACCGACCGTTTGGCGCATCGAGAATGCGAGACCGGAGCAGCGCGCCAAGATCGCCTTCGAGGGGCCATCTCCCTTCGATTTAAAAAATGCCCCGGAGCACATTCTCGCCGGGTTCAGAGTCGGCGCCTTCGGCGCGGACGACTTCACCAGTCCACGCGACTATCTCGAAAACCACGGGCCGGCGCGCACGCGCCGTTATTGCGCGGCGATGGAGAAATGGAAAAAGCTGTTCGACGCCGCGCCGCGCCAAATGCGCATCTTCGTCTTTCAGTCGCCCGATCGGATCGAGGTGAACGAGGAGTTCCTAGGCGGCTCCCCGCCGCCGAAATCCTCGCCGAACTGGACGGTCGGGCAGGAATGTCACCGCTATGCGGAGAGCGATAAATGAGCTTCGGAAAACGCGGAACAAAATCGGAGAATGAGCGCCGCGCGGAAACCCGACGACTTTCTCCGGGCCAAACAAAGGGCGGCGAAAAGGCGGACGGCTTCAAACTGGTCAAACAGCTGTTGAAAATCGCCGGCGTGTTCGCGATCTGCTACGCGGGTTACAATTTCATCCTTCCTGAATTGCTGGCGCTGACGATTGGCCATCCGGTCACGGGCATGGTTCCGCCCCGTTCCCCGGAGGGACGCGCCCTTCGCCAACAAGCGATAGATCGGGCGCTCGCGGGTAGATCGCCAGAGATCCGGCAGATCGAAGTGCGTCTCGACGAGGCTTGCATGCCGACTGGAGCCCAGACCATCCATACGCCCCTCGCTCGAGTCGAATATTGGGTCGACCCGGAGCAGCAGTGGGCGGCGGACGTCCAAGATCCTCGCGGGCAGATGCACATTAAAGATGTAGCTGGCTATTTGTCCTGCGTGTCCCGGCTAGAGCGCCAGCGATTTTGCCAGCCTTACTTTCAGGCGAAATTCGCCAGTCAGCTCGAGCGCTATTTCGACACGCTGCGAACACACAATGAGAGGGCGGAACAGATTGCGAGTCTGTATCGACTGTCGAGGGCGAGAAGGCCGGGTGAGACGAATGTCGATGGCATGGCGAGCGAGCCGCAATCGATCGGCCTGCACCCGTCGGTCATAGCGACGGTCGAGGACCTGTCGCGCAATGGATATTTGTCCGCAAAGAACTTCGGCCCGTTCGGATTCGGAGTTCCGAAGGAAATCGCTTCGTTTTTGCTGCCCGCGACGCAGAAGAGCTGCCCATGAAAAGCCGCCACTCGATATTGCGCAGCGGGCTGCCGGATTGGCTGCTCGACACGAAGCTTCTCGTTGTCGTCTTCCTCCTGTGCTTTGCGGGAGTGAACGTCGCCGCAAATCTTCTAATCGCCCATCGCGCGAAAACGGCTGGGACCTGCGCCCCCTTTTCGCATGGCCCTTATCAGCCGGGACAAACCCCCGTCGCCGACTGGAGCAAAAAAGTGTGGGAGCAATTCCTCAGGAACTACGAAAGCAAAAAAATGGAGACGGGCTATGTCCTCGACGCCATCTCGCGTTGTCCGATCGGCAATTGCTCGACGGCGATGGCGGACAAGTATTATACGACGCTGACGGAGTACGGATGGAAGCACGTCATTCTCGCGCGCGACGCAGATATCGTATCGGGGACGGAAGGCGTCCGAGCCATCAACAGTCTGTTTGCGACGCCCGAGGACATGAAAATACTCGCCGACTTGAGGCGGCGCGTCGCCGAAAAGTGGTTTGACAGGACGAGGCTGGCGAATGACGCCGCGATCAGGCTGATGGTGGAGCGTGAGCCCCAGGACTTCACGATATGCCGACCGAAGGGGGATAGCGTTCCTCTTCCGCCCTTCGTTCCCATCGCCCGTCGACTGAGCAACTAACGAGAGGGATTCGGCCGAATCTTCGCGTGACCAAGGCCGAAGGTCCGCCAGCGCGTCTCCGCGCCTCGCGGCCGGGCCATTGTCTCTTCCGGCCTCACTCCTCTGCGGCGAGCCGTTTTGCGTCGGCAAGCGCCTTCACGGCGAGTCCCGCAACGCCGATCACGGCGAGGATCAGCATTGCGGCGTCTAGCCGCGCCGCGCTCGAATTCACGCGCCGCGTCTATGCGACGCTCGGCCGCCGAGGCGCATGTTAGAAAGTTGTTTACCCAAAACCGTAAAAGTGCAGAAACAAATTTCGTTTCGAAGCAGCGCGCAGCTTTGTCTCTTTACGTCCGACCGACGGCTGGTCGGACATCGGTCGGCCCCGATCGGCCGTGCGCCGTCGCTTCCCGGAGAAGGAGCGAGCATGCGCGGCGCGACCATCGCGACCAGGATCACCGTGGCGATGATCGGCTTCAGCGTTCTGCCGATTTTGTTTCTCTATGCGTTTTTCGAGCTGGCTGTCGCGCCGCATCTCGAGAATGTGTCCTTCTCGCCCTTGCGCATGGCGACGCTCGATCTCGGCGCCACGATCAATCGCGCGCTCGGCGATTTCGCCGCCGATGCGATCATTCAGGCGACGGCGCAGCCCATCATCTGGCAGTCGCAGAATTGGCGGCGCGTCGATGGGCGCAGCCCCATCGCCACTTTCATGAACGGCTGGCTCGCCGCGCAGCGAAACGGCAATCTGACGATGCTGCTGGGGCGCGACGGCTCCGTGCTGGCCGTCAACACCAAGGACAAGGATGGCGAGCCGCTGCCGACGGAAGCGCTCTATGCGCAGAATTTCGCCGGCGAGCGCTGGTTCGTCGATGCGATGGCCGGCAAGACCGTGCTCGAGAACAAGCGCGCGACCAATGTCGTCATCGACACGCTCATCGATGTGAACGACATTCTTCCGCGATCGGCCGAGCCCGATTTCGCCCTTCCCATCGCTGCGCGCGCGCTCGGCAAGGATGGCGAGGTCATCGGCGTCTGGGTGAGCTTCGTCGATCTCGATCTGTTCCGCCGCTATGTCCGGCGCGAATATGAGCGCATGAGCATCGTCGGCGGCGATCTCGGCGGCTCGCATATTCGTTATGATCTCGTCGATGCGAGCCATAAGACACTGCTCGTCTTCCAGCCGACTGGCGTCGGCGTGGGCGCGTTTCCGCTCGAGGCGATCGGCAGGCCCGCCGCGCCGATGATCGATCGGCTCGGCCGCGAGATCGGCGCCGAGAAGGCGATATCCCGCAACATCGATGGTCTGTCGGCGGTCTATGCGAAGCTGCCCCCGGTCGTCGGATTTCGCGGTCTCGGCTGGAGTCTCGTGCTCAGTGCGCCCGAGGCGCAATTGGCGGCGACGACGCTCGGCATCGCCGATCGGATTCTGGTCGCCGCGGCGCTCACAGGCATTGTCGCTGCGCTCGGCGGCTGGCGCACGGGCTCGGCCATAGCGCGGCCTTTGCTCGAGATCGCGCGCCGGGTGAACGCGCTCTCCAATGGCGACAAGACCGGCCTCGTGCCGCATTGCGAGCGGCGCGACGACGTCGGCGAGATGGCGCGCGCCGTGGAGACATTCCGCCGCGCGGCCATCGCCAAGGATGCGGCCGACGAAGCGGCGGCCGCGGCCAGCAGGGCGACCGAGGCGGTGGTGGCGACGCTCGCCCATGGGCTGCGGCAATTGTCGAATGGCGCGCTCACCCATCGCATCGGCGAGGCCTTCGCGCCGCAATACGAGGCGCTGCGCGTCAACTTCAATCATTCGCTGGAGACATTGCGCGGCGGCATGGCCTTGGTGACGGAGGCGGCGCAGAACATGACCGCGCAGGCCGGCGAGATGGCGAATGCAGCCGACGCTCTGGCGCAGCGCGCGGAGGGCCAGGCCGGCAATCTCGAGAAGATGACGACCGGCATCGCCGGCATCACCGAGGCGCTGCGCGAGACGGCGCAAAACGCCGCGCGCGCCGATGCGCTGGTCGCCTCGGCGCGCGCCAAGGCGGAGGCCTCCGGCGGGCTCGTGGACGAGACGATCGGCGCCATGGCGAAGATCGAGACCTCGTCGCTGCAGGTGGCGCAGATTCTCTCGGTCATCGACCAGCTCGCCGCGCAGACCAATCTGCTGGCGCTCAACGCCGGCGTGGAGGCGGCGCGCGCCGGCGCCGCGGGCAGGGGCTTCGCCATTGTCGCGCAGGAGGTGCGCCAGCTCGCTCTGCGCTCCGCCGAGGCGGGCGAGGAGATCAAGCTGCTGATCGGCGAGTCGAGCCGCGCCGTCGGCGCCGGCGTGAAGCTGGTGAGCAATGTGGCGCGCGATCTGCGGTCTATCGTCGGCGAGGTGAATGCGCTGGACGGCGCCGTGCGGCAAATCTCGCGCGCCACCGGCGAGCAGGCGGCCGCTCTGCAGCAGATCAACGCCTCCATCTGCGAGCTCAACCAGATGACCAGGCAAAGCGCCGCCATGGTCGAGGACGGAACGGCGGCGAGTCATGTGCTCGCCGAACGCGCGCGGGCCTTGCGCGACATGACCGACTTTTTCGACGTCGGCGGCGACCGGCGCCCGCCCAAAGGCCTGCGCGCCGCCTAGAGTCGAACGATCGAGCGGCCGCTCGTCCTTCCGCACCCCCAGGATTTTCAGACGAGATGATTTCTCAGGGCAGGGCTTGACTCGATTGTTATAAGATATATCTTAGAGCTGTCTAAATGAAAGGAGACACATTTATGAAGCATCATCACAAACATTGGGATCACGGCGACCATCCGGCTTTCGGCGGGTTGCGCGGAATGCGTGGCGGCGGGGACGAGCCCTTCGGCCGTGGCGGCCGCGGAATGCGCGGTGGCGGGCGGCATGGCTTCGGCCCCGGCGATGGCGAGCGTGGCGGCGGCCGCGGACGGCGGCGCATGTTCGAGGGCGGCGAGCTGCGGCTGGTGATTCTGCTGCTGCTCGAGAGCGAGCCGCGCCATGGCTATGACGTCATCCGCGAGATCGAGACGCGCACCGGCGGCGTCTATGCGCCGAGCCCCGGCATCGTCTATCCGACGCTGACCCTGCTCGAGGAGCTGGGACAGGTGGAGGGCCAGCCGACCGAGGGCGCCAAGAAGCTCTATGCGATCACCGATGCGGGCAAGGCCCATCTCGCGGAGAATCGCAAGGAGGCGGAGGCGGCGCTCGCCCGTTTCGAGGAGCTGCGCGCCAGAAGCGCGGGCGTCGATACGGGGCCGGTGTTCCGCGCCATGGGCAATCTGAAGACCGTGCTGCAGCAACGCCTCTCCGGCGCGCCGGACAAGGAGCTGCTGTTTCAGGTCGCCGATCTCATCGACGAGGCGGCGCGCAAGATCGAGCGGCTGTGACGCGTCGTCGTTTGCGACGGCAAGCCAAACCCTTCATCCTGAGGAGCGGCCGCAGGCCGCGTCTCGAAGGATGGGCCGCCGCGCCTTCTGGAGCATCCTTCGAGGCTTTTTGCGTTCCGCAAAAAGCGCCTCAGGATGAGGGGCGCGGACGCGTCACTCCACAGTGACGCTCTTGGCCAGATTGCGCGGCTGGTCCACATCCTTCCCCATGAACACCGCCACATGATAGGCGAGCAATTGCACGGGGACGGCGTAGACCAGCGGCGCGAAGGCGCCGCTCATTTCCGGCAGCTCGATGAAGCCGGCGAGCTCGGCCGCCGCCGCCTCGCGCGCCGCCGCCGAGCCGATGAGGATGAGATGGCCGCCGCGCGCGGCGACCTCCTGCAGATTGGAGACGGTCTTCTCCAGCGTCGCGTCCGGCGGCGCCAGCACGATCACCGGCATGGCGTAGTCGATCAGCGCGATCGGCCCGTGCTTCAGCTCGCCGGCCGCGTAGCCTTCCGCATGAATATAGGAGAGCTCCTTCAGCTTCAGCGCGCCTTCCAGCGCCAGCGGATAGGCCCCGCCGCGACCGAGATAGAGAACGCTCGAGGCGCGCGCCACATCGCGGGCGACCGGCTCGACCTTCGCCTCGCGGGCGAGGGCCGCGGCCATCTGGCCCGGCGTCGCCGCCAGCTCGCGCACCAGGCGCTTTTCGTCCGCCTCGCTCAGCACGCCGCGAGCGCGCCCGAGCGCAATGGCGAGGCTGGCGAAAACGGCGAGCTGGCAGGTGAAGGCCTTGGTGGAGGCGACGCCGATCTCGGGGCCGGCCAATGTCAGCGCAACGGTGTCGCTCTCGCGCGCGATGGTCGAGGTCTCGACATTGACGATGGAGAGAATGTGCTGGCCCTGCGCCTTGGCGTAGCGTAGCGCGGCCAGCGTGTCGGCCGTCTCGCCCGATTGCGAGACGACGATCATCAGCCCATTCTCGGCGAGCGGCGCCTCGCGATAGCGGAACTCCGAGGCGATATCGATATCCACCGCGAGCCGCGCATGACGCTCGATCCAATAGCGCGCGATGAGCCCGGCGTAGAAGGCCGTACCGCAAGCCGATATTGTGACGCGCGAAAGCTTCTTGGGATCGAAGGGCAGAGCGAAGGGCAGGCGCACCTCGCCGGCCGAGAGATCGAGATAATGCGAGAGCGTGCGGCCGACGACCTCCGGCTGCTCGTGAATCTCCTTGGCCATGAAATGACGGTAATTGCCCTTGTCGACGAGGAAGGAGCCCGCCTGCAACGGCTGGCGGCGGCGCTCCGCCTCCTTGCCGGCGGCGTCGTAGAAGGTGATCTTCTCGCGCGTCAGCACGACATGATCGCCCTCCTCGAGATAGGCGATCTGACGCGCGAAAGGCGCGAGCGCCAGAGCGTCGGAGCCGAGATAGACGCCTTCGTCGCCCCAGCCGGCGGCGAGCGGCGCGCCGCGGCGGGCGCCGATGAGCAGATCCTCCTCGCCCTCGAAGAGGAAGGCGAGAGCGAAAGCGCCATTGAGCCGAGCGAGCGTGGCCGCGACCGCCTCGCGCGGCGCGGCGCCCTTGCTGCGCTCCTCGCCGACGAGATGGGCGACCACTTCCGTATCCGTCTCGGTGGCGAAGACATGGCCCTTGCCGGTCAGCTCCTCGCGCAATTCACGAAAATTCTCGATAATGCCATTGTGGACCACGGCGAGCCCGCCGCTCGTATGCGGATGGGCGTTGGTCTCGGTGGGGCGGCCATGGGTGGCCCAGCGCGTATGGCCAATGCCGCTCGTCCCCTGCAGCGGCGAGGCGGCGAGCTTCTCCTCGAGATTGCGCAGCTTGCCGCTGGCGCGCAGGCGCGTGAGCTTGCCCTTCTCCAGCGTGGCGATTCCGGCCGAATCATAGCCGCGATATTCGAGCCGCTTCAGCGCCTCGACGAGAGAGGGCGCGACGGGCTCGCGTCCGAGAATGCCGACGATGCCGCACATGCAAATGTCTCCTCGGTCGAAGCGCTCGGGAGCGACCAGACTACCGCGATTTCGGTTACGATTATCCTAGACAGAGCATTAGGGCATTTCTCGGAGCCGGCCAGGACGCGATTCTTTCTGCCGTTCGCGGGAGAAGCGGCTCCGCCATAGGGCGTCCTTGAGGACGCCCGTCGCGAGCGACGAGCTTTGGCGAGGTCGGATGCAAGGGGCGCTGCGACTTTTGTTCAGCTATAATTTTTTTTTCGACCGATGAGGCCGGCCGGGCCCTCATCGCCGTCGCCTCGAACCGCGTGATCTTCGCCAGTTCGGCGCGGGCGGCGCTCTCGACCGTCGCCAACTCGTAGCGAACCTGTAGGTTCAACCAGAATTCCGCCGTCGTGCCGAAGAAGCGGGCCAGCCGCGCCGCCGTGTCGCCGGTGATCCCGATCTCTTCATTGGCGATACGCTCGATTCGCGTCCGAGGCACGCCGCAAGCCTTGGCGACGCGTCCGGCGGATAGGCCGAGCGGCTCGAGGAATTCTTCCCGTAGCACTTCGCCCGGATGCATCGGCGGAAGCGTCTCGACGATCTCCATCTCGCTCGCCATGGTTCTGCTCCCGCTCAGTGATAGTCGACGAATTCGGCTTACGGAAAGCAAGGCGCTTGTATCACTCGCAGATACGTTCGGCGTGGTTGGAGGTCGCTGCTGGAGAAGATCACGCGCCCGATTTCTTCGCCTTCTGGACGCGGCGGAAACTCTCCGCCCAGCCGGTCTTCTCCATCTGGCGGCCGCGGGCGACGGCGAGGGCGTCCGCCGAGACGTCCTTGGTGACGACCGAGCCCGAGCCGACATAGGCGCCGTCGCCGATCGTCACCGGGGCGACCAGCGCCGAATTGGAGCCGATGAAGGCGTTTTCGCCGATGATGGTGCGGTATTTGAAGAAGCCGTCGTAATTGCAGGTGATGACGCCGGCGCCGATGTTGGAATGCGCGCCGACGGAAGCGTCGCCGATATAGGTCAGATGATTGACCTTGGCGCCTTCGCCGATCTCCGCGCCCTTGATCTCGACGAAATTGCCGACCTTGGCCTGCGCTGCGAGCTTTGCGCCCGGCCGCAGCCGCCCATAGGGGCCGACTGTGGCGCGCTCGCCCACCAGCGCCCCCTCGAGATGGGAATAGGCGTGAATGACCGCGCCATCGGCGATCTCGACGCCGGGGCCGATGACGACGCCGGGCTCGATCGTCACATCGCGACCGATCTTCGTGTCATGGGAGAGAAAGACGGTCTGCGGGGCGATCAGCGTCGCGCCGCCGAGCATGGCCGCGCGGCGGAGGCGCTCCTGGGCTACGGATTCGGCGCGGGCGAGCTGGACGCGGTCGTTGACGCCGAGAACCTCCTCCTCCGCCGCGACCACCAGCCGCGTCCCCAGCCCGGCCGCGGCGGCGCGGGCGACGATATCCGTGAGATAATATTCTTTCTGCGCATTGGCGGCGTCGATCCCGTCCAATAGCGCCAGCGCCTTTGCGCCGGAAATGGCCATCAGCCCGGCGTTGCAGAGCCGGCAGGCGCGCTCGGCCGCGCTGGCGTCTTTCTCCTCGCGAATGGCGGCCGGGCGCCCTTCGGAGTCGCAGAGTATGCGGCCATAGCCGTGCGGATCGGCGGCCTCGAAGGCGAGAACGGCGACGGCGGCGCCCTCGACCAGCGCCGCGCGCAGGGCGGCGATCGTCTCGGCGCGCACCAGCGGCGTGTCGGCGAAGAGCACGACGATATCGTCCGCCCCGGCGAAGGCCTCGCGCGCCGCCAGCACGGCATGGGCGGTGCCGAGCTGCTTCTCCTGAACGAAGATTTGCGCGTCCGGCCGCTGGCGGCGGGCCTCGGCGGCGACATCCTCCTTGCCGGCGCCGATGACGACGGCGATCTCGTCCAGCGCGGCCGCGGCGGCCAGCACATGGCCGAGCATGGACCGCCCGGCGACCTCATGGAGAACCTTGGGCCGGCGCGATTTCATGCGCGTGCCCTCGCCGGCGGCGAGAATTACGGCGAGGGAGCGGCGGTCGGTCGGTCGAGCTTCCATCTTGCTGCGCGGCCTCTGGCTCATGGCGGGGAGGGGACGGCGGGGCGCTCGCCCGGCCGTTTTCCTCGCGTTCATATTCGTCCTGATCATATATGCGTCTTGGCAGATTCGCGGGCGGGGGAGCAAGCGCAGGCTCGGCGCGAGGTTTCCGCCGCGCAACCAAAAACAAAAGTTTCGTGTTCCGAAGTCCGGGCTTTCAGGTATATCCGATAGACAAGTCCGCCGTTTTTTCCCGCCCCTTCGTCAGTCACGGGTCCCGGTCCCGCATGTTCGTACGCAGAGACCTGTTGAAAGCCTCCTTGACCGCGCTCGCCGGCGGAATCTCCGGCGGCCGCGCTTTCGCCCAATCGGCTTCGCCGGCCCCCCCGCCGCCGGCGCCCGCAATTTTCGGCCGGGAGGTGGTGATCGAGCTCGCCCGCGCGCTCGCCAAGCGCCCTTTCGCCGCCCCAGCGGCGGAGCTGCGCGAGCCTTTCGCCAATCTGAGCTATGAGCAATATGTCGGCATAAAGACCAAGCCGGGCGCGGCCATATGGAGCGGGGAGAATCGCGGCTTCTCGGTCGAGCCGCTGCATAGGGGATTCATCTTCGGCGCGCCGGTCGAGCTCTATGTCGTCGAGGACCGGATCG
It encodes the following:
- the cobT gene encoding nicotinate-nucleotide--dimethylbenzimidazole phosphoribosyltransferase; protein product: MSTPFDDIRNLLADLPAPCRDSLDAVRRRDAELTKPPGSLGRLEEIAEWLAAWQGRAEPKIERPLVAVFAGNHGVTAKGVSAFPAAVTRQMLDNFTAGGAAINQICKAHGIGLKVFELALEHPTRDFTEAPAMEEREAAGTLVYGMEAVDGGIDLLAPGEMGIGNTSSAAAIYAALYGGPAARWTGRGTGVDDEGLARKNAVIDAALAFHAGHLSDPLEILRRLGGREIAGMMGAILAARRNHIPVLLDGYVACVAAALLHALSPDAIAHCLAGHVSAEGAHRDVLERLGKKPLLDLGMRLGEGSGAALAIGLVKAALACHSGMATFASAGVSGKDG
- a CDS encoding methyl-accepting chemotaxis protein, whose product is MRGATIATRITVAMIGFSVLPILFLYAFFELAVAPHLENVSFSPLRMATLDLGATINRALGDFAADAIIQATAQPIIWQSQNWRRVDGRSPIATFMNGWLAAQRNGNLTMLLGRDGSVLAVNTKDKDGEPLPTEALYAQNFAGERWFVDAMAGKTVLENKRATNVVIDTLIDVNDILPRSAEPDFALPIAARALGKDGEVIGVWVSFVDLDLFRRYVRREYERMSIVGGDLGGSHIRYDLVDASHKTLLVFQPTGVGVGAFPLEAIGRPAAPMIDRLGREIGAEKAISRNIDGLSAVYAKLPPVVGFRGLGWSLVLSAPEAQLAATTLGIADRILVAAALTGIVAALGGWRTGSAIARPLLEIARRVNALSNGDKTGLVPHCERRDDVGEMARAVETFRRAAIAKDAADEAAAAASRATEAVVATLAHGLRQLSNGALTHRIGEAFAPQYEALRVNFNHSLETLRGGMALVTEAAQNMTAQAGEMANAADALAQRAEGQAGNLEKMTTGIAGITEALRETAQNAARADALVASARAKAEASGGLVDETIGAMAKIETSSLQVAQILSVIDQLAAQTNLLALNAGVEAARAGAAGRGFAIVAQEVRQLALRSAEAGEEIKLLIGESSRAVGAGVKLVSNVARDLRSIVGEVNALDGAVRQISRATGEQAAALQQINASICELNQMTRQSAAMVEDGTAASHVLAERARALRDMTDFFDVGGDRRPPKGLRAA
- a CDS encoding PadR family transcriptional regulator; this translates as MKHHHKHWDHGDHPAFGGLRGMRGGGDEPFGRGGRGMRGGGRHGFGPGDGERGGGRGRRRMFEGGELRLVILLLLESEPRHGYDVIREIETRTGGVYAPSPGIVYPTLTLLEELGQVEGQPTEGAKKLYAITDAGKAHLAENRKEAEAALARFEELRARSAGVDTGPVFRAMGNLKTVLQQRLSGAPDKELLFQVADLIDEAARKIERL
- the glmS gene encoding glutamine--fructose-6-phosphate transaminase (isomerizing) translates to MCGIVGILGREPVAPSLVEALKRLEYRGYDSAGIATLEKGKLTRLRASGKLRNLEEKLAASPLQGTSGIGHTRWATHGRPTETNAHPHTSGGLAVVHNGIIENFRELREELTGKGHVFATETDTEVVAHLVGEERSKGAAPREAVAATLARLNGAFALAFLFEGEEDLLIGARRGAPLAAGWGDEGVYLGSDALALAPFARQIAYLEEGDHVVLTREKITFYDAAGKEAERRRQPLQAGSFLVDKGNYRHFMAKEIHEQPEVVGRTLSHYLDLSAGEVRLPFALPFDPKKLSRVTISACGTAFYAGLIARYWIERHARLAVDIDIASEFRYREAPLAENGLMIVVSQSGETADTLAALRYAKAQGQHILSIVNVETSTIARESDTVALTLAGPEIGVASTKAFTCQLAVFASLAIALGRARGVLSEADEKRLVRELAATPGQMAAALAREAKVEPVARDVARASSVLYLGRGGAYPLALEGALKLKELSYIHAEGYAAGELKHGPIALIDYAMPVIVLAPPDATLEKTVSNLQEVAARGGHLILIGSAAAREAAAAELAGFIELPEMSGAFAPLVYAVPVQLLAYHVAVFMGKDVDQPRNLAKSVTVE
- the glmU gene encoding bifunctional UDP-N-acetylglucosamine diphosphorylase/glucosamine-1-phosphate N-acetyltransferase GlmU; this encodes MEARPTDRRSLAVILAAGEGTRMKSRRPKVLHEVAGRSMLGHVLAAAAALDEIAVVIGAGKEDVAAEARRQRPDAQIFVQEKQLGTAHAVLAAREAFAGADDIVVLFADTPLVRAETIAALRAALVEGAAVAVLAFEAADPHGYGRILCDSEGRPAAIREEKDASAAERACRLCNAGLMAISGAKALALLDGIDAANAQKEYYLTDIVARAAAAGLGTRLVVAAEEEVLGVNDRVQLARAESVAQERLRRAAMLGGATLIAPQTVFLSHDTKIGRDVTIEPGVVIGPGVEIADGAVIHAYSHLEGALVGERATVGPYGRLRPGAKLAAQAKVGNFVEIKGAEIGEGAKVNHLTYIGDASVGAHSNIGAGVITCNYDGFFKYRTIIGENAFIGSNSALVAPVTIGDGAYVGSGSVVTKDVSADALAVARGRQMEKTGWAESFRRVQKAKKSGA